The segment TTCAATAAATGAAACACCATCAAACACCCCATTTTTAAAAGCCTGAGTACAACGGACTCGATGAGTAGGAGTAATTAAGTTAATCATTTCAAGAAAGAGAATTTTATCATTATTTTGGGTTTTCTCGGCGCGAAAAATAATCGTGTTTTCACCTGAATCCCAAGCCGTCGCCGAAAAATCGTCATAACTAATCGATTTCATGCTCAGAATACCCTCATGAAATGTTCCTGAGAAATGTAGGGTTAAATTTCCCCCATCAGCATATTCATAATAATTCACTTGGTCATAGTTAATTCCCTCAATATTAAAGGTGAATGACCCCCAAAAACTGCGACTAAAATGTCCTTTAGTGTCTGTTTTGATGTATTCCCCTTTCCACGTCCCAATATGATGAGTGAAAATCTCGGGAACATGGTTTGTATCAACATTAATCATTTATTTAACCTCATCTATTTCCTTGTCATTAATAATTAGAATTATTGGGGTATTTAAACAAGCCTAAAGACCTGAGTTCGACACAAGGTGATCTGTAGACAATTTACCCAAATCAGTAGCCTCAAACTTTGATTATTTCCTTGAAAAAATCATAACACCGAACTCAGCTTAAAGGCTTAGTTTTTCAGAAAAATTAGCTCTAATTTAAGCTACCTTTTTAGGGCGATTACGGCCGGTTTTTTGACTAATTTCACGGCTAGTTCGTTGATATTCATGGACAATAGGCAATCGCTCATTCTGAAAACCGAGTAATGCCTCATCAATGGTAGAACTTTCTGTTAAATAGCGTGATAAGGCTAAGGCATCTTCAAACCCGGAAGTCATCCCCCTTGCTCTGGTGGGACTTTTTGCATGAGCAGCATCTCCAATTAACAAAATACGTCCTTGATATAGTTTAGGCAACATATCAATATCATAGGAATAATTACAGACAATTTGCTCAATAGGAGTGCCTTGAATCACGGCTCTAGCAGCTTCTGGCACTTTTGCTAATTCTTCTGGAGGAATGGCCACATTATGAGGACAAGGGAGTCTTTTTTCGGCTTCTGTTTGCTCTGCTTCGATAAAAAAGCCCCAATGGGTGTAACCGTTGCCTAAATCAAAGAAATTAGCGTAAATTCCTCGTCCTCGTATATAGACAACAAACATTCCATCGACACAAAACTCATTATCTTCTACGACACCTCGCCAAACAATATCCCCTAAATAACGGGGTTTAACGCCAGGGACAACCCATTCTCTGACTTTAGAGAAAATACCATCACTTCCGACTAAGAGATCTCCTTCCCAGGTTTCGCCATTACTAAAGGTTGCTGTCACTCCGGTTTCGGTTTGTGTGGCTGAAACAAAGGAGGCGTTTAAATGCAGACAATTGGTGGGTAATTCGGCTAATACCGCCTCTAAAATGGCTTTACGGTGAATCAGCATCCCCGGTAACTCATTTTCTTCATAAGTGACTGACTCAGAATTAGCGACTCCTCCTTTGAGATTACGAAATTCAAAATGTTTGACGGGTGTCCCTGAATGGAGTAATCTTTGACAGAGTTGGGGATTCCCTTGATTAACCGCTTTCATCCCCGAACCCACTAACAAAATTCCGCAGCCATCGGTGCGAGGAACGGGGGATTTTTCAAACACATCAACCTGATATCCTTGACGAGCTAACAAACTCCCTAGATATACCCCTGATGTTCCTGCGCCGACAATACCGACTCGACAGTTTAAAGACACCATAATGACTGTTAGTCTTGAAGAATTGACACAACTATGCTATTCAGTGATAACAAAAATTTCCTCAATTCGCTACTCAGCTTTTTAACCTTGTTATTAAAAGGTGGGAATAACCCACCCTAATTGTTGAGTCTAATCCGCAAAATGATTGATAATGGCTTGTGCAAACTCGGAACATTTCAAGGGAGGATCGACAGGAGGTTCCATCAACCGCGCTAAATCGTATGTTACTTCCCGATTAGCGATCGCATTTCCCAACCCTTTTTTAATCAAATCGGCTGCTTCTTGCCATCCCATATACTCTAACATCATTACCCCCGATAAAATGACTGAACCAGGGTTAATACGATCTAAACCCGCGTGTTTTGGCGCAGTTCCGTGGGTAGCCTCAAAAATAGCACAGGTATCCCCAATATTGGCACCAGGTCCCATTCCTAAACCACCAACCACCGCAGCAGCAGCATCGGAGAGATAGTCCCCGTTCAGGTTCATGGTAGCAAGGATGGAATATTCATCGGGACGGGTTTGAATTTGTTGGAAGATACTATCAGCAATGCGATCGTTCACCATGATCTTATCCTTCCATTTACCATCCCCGTGACTATCCCAAATAGCATCTAAAACCGATTTAACTTCGTCACAGGCTTCTTTTTTCTTCTCAGGGGTCAGCGCATCGTAACCAGGCTCGACTTTACGGGCATTATCTTCGATACTAATATTAGGATTACCCTCTTTATTACTCAAAATCCAAGATTCTCGTTCCGTAACGCAGACATCCCGAAATTCTGTGGTAGCGAGTTCATACCCCCAATCTCGAAACGCTCCCTCGGTATATTTCATGATATTCCCTTTGTGGACTAACGTCACCATTTGCTTCGCTTTAGGGAGACGTAAAGCGTGTTCCATTGCGCGACGAACTAACCGTTGGGAACCCGTTTTACTGATGGGTTTAACCCCAATTCCTGCGTCTAGAGGGATGCGTTTTTTGCCGTGTTCAGGAGTGGCGGGAATTAACTCATCATTGAGGTATTTAATCAATTTTTGCCCAATTTCGCTGCCTTCTCGCCATTCAATTCCCAGATAGATATCCTCGGTATTCTCCCGATAGACGATGACATCGAGTTTTTCGGGGGACTTGTGGGGGGAAGGGGTTCCCGCATAGTAACGACAGGGACGAACGCAAGCATAGAGGGTGAAAATTTGCCGTAACGCGACGTTTAATGACCGAATACCACCACCAATGGGGGTCGTTAAGGGTCCTTTGATGGCAATACCATATTCTTCGATGGCTTTTAGGGTATCATCGGGTAAGTATTGATAAGTTCCGTAGAGATCGCAAGCTTCATCCCCTGCATAGACCTTAAACCAGTTAATTTTGCGTTGACCTCCGTAAGCAGTAGTAACGGCCGCATCAATGACTTTTTCGGTAGCTGGCCAGATATCTACCCCTGTTCCATCGCCACGGATGAAGGGAATGATGGGATCATCGGGAACAATGGGTTTACCGTCTTTAAAGGTAATTTTAGAACCAGTGGAGGGAGGGGTTAGTTTTTCGTACATAGAATCTAGTGATAATTCAGGTGTCGTCTTTTTATTACACTCCCCCAATAGCTGAAACACCCCATCTCTTACGGAAATCTTAAGTAAGTTGATCGGGGGGGTTGCGCTTTTTGGAAATTATGGGTTATAATAAAATCTTGTGCGGACGTATAGCTCAGTTGGTTAGAGTACATCGTTGACATCGATGGGGTCACTGGTTCGAGTCCAGTTACGTCCATATTGCGGGAATAAGTGTATAATATATTGGTATCATTTAATGTTGTACATTAACTAATTATTTGTCATCGGTAACAAATTAATTTCTGATGTCGATTTTACTTAACGGTTTCAAAATAGAGCTTTCTGCACCAACTTTCACCGCTTATGTGGAGCAGATGCCAAACAATAAAAATATAGAGTCAATAAGAGAAAAGCATCAGGATGACTGCTTTATATACTGGCATGAAGGTCAACTTTTTGTAATCCCTAAAACACCTGAGTCTAAAATCTCAATCGGAGAAAAGACTACTCTACAATGTGAAGAAAATTTAAAGCTTTTAGTTGCTCGTGTGAATCATTTATTACCCACAATAGTACCTGACTATAATCCTGTTAGATTTCAACCTGTTCAATTTTTAGCCAAAAAAACAGAGTTAGTAAAAATGATTATAGAAAAACAAAATTTAACCAATTATTCTCAAATACTTGAAAATTTTAAAATAATACCAAAATATACTCTTGAAGCTAGATTAATTGAATTACGACCTAATGAAGTTTTTATCAGTATATTCTTATGCTTAGGAACTAATTGGAAAATTACAGCATCCCTTAGTAATTTACAAGCTCAAGGTGTTAACTTGAGAGATTTATATGTAGTCCGTCGTCAATGTAAAACAGGAGAACGTCGCTTAGTTGGAAAAATTGACTCATTGACTCATGGAATAATTAATTTATCAGAATCATACAATAATTTATCTCAAATTCATGAAGACGAAATATGGTTAGAAGGTTCAAAAGCTTCTTTTTCCCATTGCCTAAAAGCTTTACTAGGTAACAAATATTATAGTTTTGAAAGAGAAAGAGAGCGTGAAGAAGGTAATTTGCTAATTGGAACAGGACAATATGAAGCATTAAAAAAAATTAAAGATTACTTAAAAAAATCTCCACTTTTTCTGACACCTGATTTACAAGGAAACTTAAAAGAGCAAATAGAAATTAATAATGATGAAAATTATACAACAATGACTTCAACCTCTACAGTAGAATATTGTTTTGATTCAGCAAGAACTAAAAAACATAAAATAGCTTGGTATGGCATTAGGGATTATGGACCTTTTAGTCGAGAAGTTTTTTCTAAAAAATCACCCAATATTTTAGTATTTTTTCCTGATACAATCCAAGGAAAGGTAGAAATATTTTTAAAATCTTTTCAAGAAGGAATTAGTATAAAAGAAGGACAATTTGAAAAATCAAGCTATAGTGGTGGTTTTGCCAAAATCTTTTGTCTTACTAACCCTAAGTTTACTTTAGAAAGAATTGCTTGGCACGAAAATAAAGATCAATCACCAGCTAAAGTTTATAAAGCATACAGAAAAACAATTGAACAAATATTAAGTAAAATGCAAGAAGATATAGATGCAGCTATAGTTATTATTTTAGATGAACACTCAAATCTCCCAGATTCTATAAATCCATACCTCCATTCTAAATCTTTATTGCTAACACATGGAATCCCTGTTCAAGAAATTCGATATTCAAATATTCAAAAAGACAAAAAATCTTTACAATATATTCTTCAAAACTTTAGCCTTGCAATGTATGCAAAATTAACGGGACAACCTTGGACAGTTGATCAAGATCAAACTATTAGTGACGAACTTGTAATTGGTATAGGAACTAGCGAATTATCTAATAGTCGATTTGAAACAAGACAAAGATTTGTAGGAATTACAACTGTTTTTAGAGGAGATGGAAATTATCTTTTAAGTAGTTTGTCAAAAGAATGTTCTTATGATGAATATCCTGATGTTTTACGAGAATCAACAATATCAATTTTACAAGAATTTAAGAGACGTAATGGATGGCAACCAGGTGATACAGTACGTCTTATTTTCCATTCAGCTAGACCTTTAAAAAAGGTTAATATTGCTAAAATTATATCTGAATGTGTCGAAGAAGTAGGTAAAGAACAAATTGTTGAATTTGCTTTTTTGACAGTTTCTGAAGAGCATCCATTTATAGTTCTTGATACTTCTCAACAGGGTTATAAAGGAAAAGGAATTTATGCACCAGAACGAGGTAAAATTATACAAATTGGAAAATATAATCGATTATTGTCTACCAATAGTCCACATTTAATTAAAAAGGAAACTTCTCCTATACCTAGACCTCTTCTAATTCGTTTACACCAACAGTCTAATTACCGTGACTTAACTTATTTAAGTGAGCAAGTTTTAAAGTTTACTGCACTATCTTGGCGTTCTACCTTTCCCGCGCCTAAACCAGTGAGTATCTATTATTCAGAATTAATTGCTAATCTTTTAGGAAGGTTAAAAAATATAGAAGGATGGTCATCTATAATATTAAATACAAAACTCCGTGCTAGTAAATGGTTTTTATGACAAATCCATTAGAACAAAGCTTTGGCTATCAACTTAACTATTTATCACAATATATAGAAGACAATTATAATTGTCAATCACCAGATAGTGCTTTTGCCACATATATTTTTCACTGTACAGATAGTGAATTACCCTTTGATCCTCCCTCTGATGATTTTATCAATACAATAAATGATACAAATATTTCTCATAGTCCTGTACTTAGTGTAATAGGATATCAATTAGCCACTGGCAAGACTTTTGATAAAAATATTATTACAAAATGGAAAGAAGGATTTAATCGTTTATCTAAGCGTGAAGTGTTTACCAATGATAGACATACTTTTTTTTATAGACCGATAGAATTATTAGGTATAATCTGTGGAGTAAATCAACTAACTGATATAAATTATCAAGATTTAGATTGGTTAAAACAAACTCTAGTAAAAGGAGAAGATAAATACAAAAAAAATGAATTATGGATATTTTTACTCAGTTTTTATGCTTCTAATATTCTTGAAATAGATTGGAACCCTAATCGTTTACCTTTTTTAGAAGAGATAAATCTTGATGATTTAGCGTTAATTAAATGGTTATCATGTGCTAATATATCTATTATAGAAAATTTTCGTTTAAGCTCATTTGAAAAACTCAATCAGATTTTACTTGAGCGTTTTCTAATGGGTTCTTTAGACATTCAAAATGTCCCTCATGCTGCCATTCTTTACTTTGCTTTAAAAAAAACAGTTCTTGAAGTTTTTCAAACTAATTGTGATCAATACATTTTAGAAAATCAAACGCCAAAAGCAACTCTTGAATTAATTTTATCTATGTGTCAGCGTTTTAACTTAATAACTCAACATATTCAGGGACAAGACTGGAGTTGGTCAGATATACCAAATCTTGATGATCATAAAGTTAAAAAATATAAAGATATTTTATTGACTCTACAAACCAATTCTCAAGCTATAATAGAAAAAATACAATCAACTTCTATGAATAACCCATCTATGAATAACTCAAATAGTACCCATATTGAAAATCAATTTAATTTTAATGATCGAGCTTATGGAGTAGCGGGTAAAGTTGAAGGAAACCAAAACAACTTTATACAAGAACCAAAGCAAAGTTTAGTAGAAGCCGCCCAAGAAATCCAGCAATTACTTGAGCAACTTCAACAGTCAGGAGTAACACTAGAAGATGCTCAACATCAAGTTGCTAAAGATTTAGTGACTAAAGCTCAAAATGATCCTACCTGGAAGAATACTCTAATTAAATGGGGACAGTCTATGGGAGATTTGGCGACTAAAACAGTAGTAACTGAAGTAGTTAAAGAAGTCATAAAACTGGCTTTAAAGAGTTTGTAATATTTTACTAATAGAGGTCGTGGGAGAAATTTTCTTTACCTCTAAGGATGCTGCTAAGATTACGGGGTGTACCCTGCGCCAGTTACAGTATTGGCGGGAAAAAGGGGTTATTGTACCGATGGTGAGTGCAACGGGTACGGGGAGAAGCGTTTATTATTCTCACGCTGATTTAGTTGAGTTGACGGTGATGGTGTATTTGCTGTGGGTGGGGTTGACATTTGAGACAGCAACAGGAATTTTGCAGCAGTTAAGGGAAATTGAACCGAATTTTGCTAAAGAGAACAGTCAACGGCGTTTAATGTTAGTTTTTGACACTTCCGAGGGAATACTGAAGTTAAGGGATTTTGAACGAGAGAGTGCGGTCAGCTTCGCTGTGCCTTCGGCAACGCTTTTCTGGTGGATCAAGGTCTGCCTGTTATTCCTTTGTGGTTGGATAGGATTCGTCAAAAATTAACTAAAGTCGCAAATGTATGACACTACCTTTTAAAATTGAATCTTGTTTTTCTAATTCAAATTGCCAAGTTAGAGACTGTTCCTAAAGAAAAAATAAAGAAATCTGTTGGCTTAAATTTTTAATTATAGAAATGTAGAGTAAGCTTTAAGGAAAGTAGATGACAAGACAACCCTATCCCTCAGATTTAACTGATTTAGAATGGGAAATAATTGAACCATTACTCCCTCCACCTACAAACCGAGGAAAACCCAGAAAAACTAATATCAGGGAAGTGGTTAATGCTATACTATATATACTTTGGCGAAGGTTGCCAATGGCGATCTTTACCTCATGATTTCCCACCTTGGTCAACAGTGAGAAATTATTTTGACAAGTGGAAAAAGAAAAAGGTTTGGAAAAATCTTAATAGAGTTTTTCGAGAAAAATTGAGAATTCTGGAGAGCCGTGAAGGTCAACCAAGTGCAGCTATGATAGACAGTCAGTCGGTGAAGACTACTGAAAAAAGGGGGAGGTTTATGGCTTTGATGGAGGAAAAAAAGTTAAAGGACGAAAACGACATATCTTGGTAGATACATTAGGATTATTATTGGAAGTAATTGTCACTGAAGCTAAGGGGTCAGAACGAACGAATGGGTTAGCATTATTACTAGAATACCCAGAAAATTTAGAAAAATTAGAGTTGATTTGGGTTGACCAAGGTTATAGTGGTGAAAATTTTAGAAAGGGAGTAGAACACTTATCATCAGCGACAGTTGAAGTATTAAAAAGGGAAGGTAAAGGGTTTCAATTATTAAGACAAAGGTGGGTGGTAGAAAGAACTTTTGCCTGGTTGATGAAGAAACGTCGCTTAGTAGTTGATTACGAAGAATTACCGGAAACGAGTGAATGTTTCATTTATATTGCCATGGTTCATTTAATGTTAAGGAGATTGGGTCATGAAAAATTAGTAGGTAACATTTAATATTTATTTTAGGAACAGTCTCTGAGAGGTAAAAGTTGATGCATAAAATCTTCCCAATTGTGCCTGTGCTGACAGTTTTACTGCCTGTTTTGTCGCCAGTCCTTGCAGTTTGTGCAGAAGTAAGACCATCCCAAAAATTAGCTCCTAATGTAGATGCGATCGCGCAAAACACCGTCCTCACCACTGTAGAGCCTTCGATCGCACTTCCTGCTAATTTCCAGTATCCAAATGGGATTGCTCATGCCAGTGATGGAACACTTTACGTTGGCTCAATCACGAGTGGGCAGATTTTGCGCATTACTCCTGACGGCAAAATCGAAACCTTTTTCTCTGGAAATGATGAGGTATTCGCCGCGACTGCATTGCGATTGGATGAATCACGGAGCATCTTGTGGGGAAGCTCTCCTGATTTCTTAGGAACTGGCAACTCCAGGGGTGAAAACGTTCGTCGTCGCCCTCGTGTCTTTGCGCTCGATACCCGTTCTGGCGAAGTACTGCGTGTGATTCTGATGCCGAAGGGGGGCTTTGGCAATGATATTGCCCTCGATCCTCAAGGCGGCATTTACATTACCGATAGCACGTTGGCTCGTATCCACTATCTGGCACCAAGAACAACACAGTTACAGACTTGGGCAGTAGATGAAAGGTTTCGTGCCGAGGGCATTGGTCTAGCTGGAATTGCACGGCGGTCAGATGGTGTCCTGGTCGTAGGGCACTACTCTAATGGCGAACTATTCAAAGTTACACCTCAGCCTCAGAGCCGGCCAAGAGTCGAAACCATTCCTTTAGAGCGACGGCTTGAAAACCCGGACGGGATGCAGTTTGCCCCTGATGGCTCGCTGATTCTTACGGAAGGTGCAGGCGAAAGTGGTAATGGTCGCCTTTTACGCATTAATGTTTTTGCACCTACTCACCTGAAACCCATTAAGACTTTAGCAACTGATCTCAAATCACCTGTCAATCTAACTTTGGCAGGGCGTCAGGTCTGGGTTACAGAGTCACAGATCCGCCATCGTCTGATACCGGAACAGTCATCCACAGTTCCTGATCGCTTCTTTGTGCACCGATTTATATTGCCGTAGATGAACGCGATCGCCGCATAACAACCTGGTTGGAACCAACTGTCAAAAACTATTGAGATTAGGTTTGGCTAAAACGAAATGGGAAACGAGTTAAGCGGTTTGTCATTTCAACTAAACCAATGAAAGGGAAAAGTATTAGCAGATGGGGTCAATATCGATGGCCACAAATGTTGAATGTCGTTAGAAAACTTTGGAAAGGATTAAAATTAATATTAACCTTGCTTCCATAGCGACTGATAAAACCCCGGTTGTTGCAATAATGTTTGATGGGTTCCCATTTGAATAATTTGCCCTTTATTCATGACAAAAATGCGGTCTGCTTGCGCTGCTGCTGATAGATGATGGGTAATAAAAATAACCGTTTTTTTGCGTTGACTAGAGAGATTTTCTAAAATGTTCGTAGCGGTTTTATTATCAACACTAGAAAGGGCATCATCTAATATTAACACGGGGGCATCCATTAACAACGCTCTGGCTAGTGCTGTTCGTTGTCGTTGTCCTCCAGAAAGGGTAATTCCTCTTTCTCCTACTAGGGTGTCATACTGTTGAGGAAAGTTGAGAATTTCTTCATAAATTTGCGATTGTTTAGCCGCATATTCTACCTCAAATCTCTCTTTTAAAGGATCGCCATAGCGGATATTATTTTCAATGGTGGTACTGAAGAGAAAACTATCTTGGGGCACATAGGCGATCGCACCCCGTAAATCGGCTAATTTTAACTCAGTAACGTCATAATCATCTAAAAATAACTGTCCTGGCGCAATATCGAGCAAACGAGGTAAGGTATTGGCTAAAGTTGATTTTCCTGATCCAATTGAACCAATAATGGCAATTGTTTCCCCCGGATTAATTGTAAAATTAACCTCTTTTAAGGCTGGTTTGGTAGACCCTGGATAGGTATAATTTAGATTACGCGCGACTAATTGACCTTTAATTTTTTGGGGGTCAATAGAAATAGTGTTTGTTGCATCTTTAATTTTAGGATAGGCTTGAAAAATAGCCTCAACTCTATCTATACTGACTTCTCCTCGTTGATAGGCTGTAATGGTAAATCCTAACAAAGCCGTTGGAAACACTAATCTTTCTACTAAAATAATTAGAGCGATAAAATCTCCAATACTGATAGTTCCTTGATTAATGGCTTCCGTTCCAAAATACAAAAGTGCCAATAAACTCAGAAAAGAAATCCCTTCAATTAAAGGAAACAGAAAATTACGGGTTTGAGCTAGTTTTAAATTCGCTTTGAGAAGTTGACGGTTTTTGTGATCAAAAGCGCGGCGTTCGTTGGTTTCTTGGGCATAAATTTTAATTAACGCTATCCCGCTCATATCTTCTTGAATTAACTCACTCACCGAAGACAATTGTTCCTGTACCTCTAGCTGCTGATCTTGCAATTTGCGGCTAAAAACTTGCACCGTTAGTAACATCAAAGGATAGACAGAAACAGCCATTAAACTCAGAGGAACATGAATGGCCAACATCGCCGGAAGGGTGAGAAGATAGGCAAAAATCGTATTAATTAAACTCAAGACAGCAAACCCCACCAGACGACGAATATTATCCACATCGCTCGTGGCACGGTTAATTAAATCTCCGGAGGTGTTGATCGAAAAATAAGAGGGTTCTAGGGTCAGGAGATGGTCAAAGATGCGTTGTTTGAGGGTCACTTCCACTTGACGACCTACCCCAAAAATGAGGAGACGGGAGATCATGCGGATAGCCCACATAAAAGCCGCCAGAACGAAAATAACGACAACATAGCGCAATACTTGGTCAAAACTGAAAGCCTGACGCAGATCATCAATGCTATCTCGGATGAGTAGAGGAATATAGACCCCCAACCCATTAACCAACAATAGTGCACCCATTCCCCAGAGTACTTGTTTCCAATAGGGACGGAGATATTCACCAAGCTGTCGAAGTCGTGAAGTTGCCATGCGATCGCTATCAAGTCTAATTTATTGCCTAACCTTCGGAAATTCTAACACAGAGGCTTATTTTAAAGGCATCAGGCAGGAGTGGTCAGAAAATATGCTCATCTCTCCCACCGAGGAACTATTTACTCAATTAACGAGTCCTGCTAATTTCAGACGAAGGGATTGACAATTTTAGGTCTAAGAGGGCAATCTTAAGAAAAGTTAAATTTAGATCAATCTTAAGAACTGTTGCATTTATTGAATTATGTTGCCTTTATTATCATCACTTCTAATTGCTCAAACCAGTTCCCCGCTAACCTTTCGGGAAGTTAACCCGCATTTTATTACCCAACCTCAACAAATTCGCACCCTCCCTGGTAAGCTAAACGATGTGTTGGTCTTCAATAGCAACAGCCCCGAAGTCATTGAAGCAGAAGGCATTCTCTTGTCTACCTTTCCCCCCAATGGTAAAAGAGTGCCGAATGCCCACTTAAATAAGCCCTTAGAGGGGCGTTTTGATGTCTTTACACACCATATCTCTCGACCCTCTCACGGAAGAACCCTTTATCAAGGACTATTGGTTCATAATCCCACTTCCAGAACCGTTATTATTAGAGTCTTACAAGGGGCAAGTTATCGAACGTCTCCCGATGCTCCTTTTATTAATCTTCCTCCGTTAGTAGAAGACCCATCAGGACAGGTTTATTCAGGGCCAGGTTCTCGTCTGATGAGTGATATTCTGCGCGGAGTCAATCATAATAAATTCCCTCAGCGTCTGATTCTTAGACCCTATGAAAGTCAGATGCTCTTTACTTTGCCTATCAGTCCGAGCAATGGTCGGTCTACTTTTTTAAGACTATATAGTAACGGTCCAGTGTATATGGCCAATTTAGCCATGTATGAAGTCCCCAAAATCGAAATGGGGGCTGATAAAAAACCTAAAACCAGCTTTAGAACGCCTAATATTGATGAGTGGCGATATTTAGTCACCATGGGTAGATTAGTCACCCCTAGAGATTTACCCCCAACTCCCCTTGATCAAGACTGGGGAGACAGGACGATCTATGGTAGAGTGTCCGGCATTTCGGTGGGGTCTGAATGGAT is part of the Rippkaea orientalis PCC 8801 genome and harbors:
- a CDS encoding DUF3370 domain-containing protein produces the protein MLPLLSSLLIAQTSSPLTFREVNPHFITQPQQIRTLPGKLNDVLVFNSNSPEVIEAEGILLSTFPPNGKRVPNAHLNKPLEGRFDVFTHHISRPSHGRTLYQGLLVHNPTSRTVIIRVLQGASYRTSPDAPFINLPPLVEDPSGQVYSGPGSRLMSDILRGVNHNKFPQRLILRPYESQMLFTLPISPSNGRSTFLRLYSNGPVYMANLAMYEVPKIEMGADKKPKTSFRTPNIDEWRYLVTMGRLVTPRDLPPTPLDQDWGDRTIYGRVSGISVGSEWIARLTDEPKKTYLSIPQRGQAFSYPLSTVTTGTHGTKQIQSAPMLARYPDTAYRAHGNYGVHYSLTIPLTNRSSERQTVALTLQTPFKQNHYADRLIFANRPEGQVFFRGTVKISYKDRTGNPQERYFHLVQRRGQQGEPLVRINLDPGERREVEVDFLYPPDATPPQVLTVQTLDLFYGQTLPAE